The nucleotide sequence TTCCGTTTGACGGCCTCGGCGATGAACCCTTTCGCACGGCTGGAATTGTTGGTGTTGGACAAAGCCATCCCGAAATAGGTCATCGCACAATCGGGATCGAGCATTGCCGCCTGCCGGAACGAGCGCTCGGCTTCGAAATACCAGAAGCCGTGCAACTGCCCAATCCCCTGATTGAAGAACTGCTGCACTCGAGGCTGAGTCGTTGAAATGGGAAAGGTCACCCGACCGGTGGTCCCGAGTAACGTTGCGGCCCGCCGGGGGCCTTCGTCGAAGGCTTCGCCGTGCATGGAGTGACCCGGTGCGGTGACATTTGCGGGGGCCAGAGCATCCGAGGGACCGGCCGATTCTGCATTCGACAGAGCGACAACTGCAAAAACGACGAACGCATTGATCGACATAGCGGACCCTCCTCAAACTGCACGAGCCTCTTGCTGATTTCTTCAGCGACTCCGCCGCCGATCACATCGGGAATCAATTGCACCAGGCGCGAAACAGAGGGGCGGAGAACGCTGTCCCAACCCGTCTCAGGTTTCGGAGTCCCTCTCGGTGAAAGCCCCAGACGGCCAACCCGAACACGTCAAGAATACCTCGCACCGCTCTCGAATTGCCAGCCCCGGACCCGAATTGCGTGCTCTGCCAGGGGCTCTTTGGCAGGACAATTCGTACTATCCCGGATTTCTGAATCGAGCAGTCGAGAGGAGAGGCAAATCTTTTCCCGGCAACGATTTCAGAGTTGACTCACCTTTTCATGAAGAATGATTGAGAGGAGGTTAAACAAGTAGAACCCCGAAACAGTCCTGAATTTGACCCCTGCAGAGGTGACCGCCAACGCATGATCTCTTCCCAACCGTTGTGAATGCGACTTTTCAGCGATTGCTGGATCACCCGGTTGCGGATTTTCGGTCTCCGGCAGACGTGGCGGGATCCGCTGAGTCACCATTTCCAGCTCACCTGCTATGAGCGAGGGAATTCGTCCGGTTCACGGGCCGGAAAAAACGACCCAATCGTAGAAGTTTGCCAGGTCACTGAAAATCACAAGAAAACAGTGTGAACCTTGCGACAAACCCAAGTCTCGCTATACTGTCGCCCCGCTCCTCGCACAACACGAGGAACCCAGCCCAAGTGGCGGAACTGGCAGACGCGCTAGGTTGAGGGCCTAGTGGTAGCAATACCGTGCAGGTTCGATTCCTGTCTTGGGCATTGGTAAAGCCTTGCTGTGACACATGTTACGGCAAGGCTTTTTTCGTTTGATTTTGTGTAAAATTTCTGTGTAAATCGCTGTGTAAAATTCGGGTTTGAATTGCGTATGTAAATCTGTGTAAAACTTCTCCCAAGAGACAAGCAGTGATAGACCCTGCTGCGAAGCCGCATTTGAAATGCTGTCAACGCCATCGTCCCGATCAGTGAGAATAACCACATCGAGTCGAGCAAAGGTATCGTTGTCTCGGAGCACGTCATTAAAGGCACGCTGACGGAATCTGTCCGCTCCAAGATCATTGAACTGATCAACTGCCACCGACCAGAAAAGAACAGTGGCCAAAGGCTCTTGGCAGGCGGAACTTTCAGCGGGCAGTCTTGCGAAGTTCATTTGCTCGAAAAGTCGGAGTGACCCGTGGCGGCGGTTCGCTCAGCGGTCCCCTGACGCTGAACGTCGTGCAGCATCTCGTCCTATTGTGGGTTATTGCAAGTCTCATCTTGGCGGTTCTCCGACCGCCAAGCAGGCAAAACTTTCAGGGAAAACGAAGTTTGGCTGCTTCCTTCAGCAGTCTTGGTTTTAGCGTTACAGTAGTTGGCTCAACCACGTTTTCACGAATGGAGTTGGCTTGATGCCATCACGAAAGTACAAAGTCGTCTCACTCTTTTCGGGTGGGATGGGGCTTGATCTCGGACTTGAAAAGACTGGCCGATTCAACACTGTCGCCTGCGTGGAGCGAGAGCACTCGTTCTGCGAGACGATCAGAAAAAACGCTGCCAAGCACTTTTCGAACGATCTGCATGTATTTGAAGGTGATATTTCAAACCTCGATGCAAACGAAGTTCTGCGAACATGCGGCTTGAAGCCAGGTGAACTCGACCTGCTGGTGGGAGGACCACCCTGTCAGTCCTTCAGCACGGCAGGAAAGCGGGGAACTACTCAAGACCACCGTGGAACGATGCTCTGGCAGTTTCTTCGATTCGTCGAAGTACTCCGCCCCCGCTTTTTCCTAATGGAAAATGTTCGGGGATTGCTTTCAGCCGCACTTCGCCATCGACATATTGCAGATCGACCCAACAAAGGGGGGCCACCTTTGCACGTCGACGAGCAACCGGGTTCAGTGATTCAGTCATTTGCCAATGACCTTCGCAATCTAGAAGGATCAGCCTACCATATGGATATATTTGAGGTGAATGCTGTGAACTACGGTGCACCTCAGCTTAGAGAACGTGTCTTGTGCATCGGTAATCGATTCAATTCGGTCGTCAATTTTCCTGATCCAACACACGGATTAGCTGAACATAATTCGCAAATGTCCTTATTTCCGAAGGACGACTTACAGCCTTGGGCGACACTTAGGGACGCTATAGGTGACCTACAGGAAGACGATCCAGTCATAATGGACTTCAGTCCAAGGAAGAAAAAATATCTGGAGATGGTTCCACCGGGATCAAATTGGCGTAGCTTGCCTGTAGAAATTCAAAAAGAGTCGATGGGAAAAGCATGGTTGGCAAAAGGGGGGCGGTCAGGGTGGTGGAGGCGATTGAGCTTCGATTTGCCTTGCCCAACATTGGTTACCATGCCGAATCATGCGAGCACCTCCTTATGCCATCCGCTTGAGTTAAGGGCGCTCACGCTTCGGGAATACTGTAGAATTCAAGAATTTCCAGACGATTGGGAGTTCTGCGGCAAGACTTCTGAACAATACGCTCAAGTCGGAAACGCTGTTCCAGTTCGACTGGGAACAGTTGCGGGAAAAGTGATTGCAGAAAACTTAGACTTAGTAAGAAAACGCAAGTGGTCGGTTCTGCCGACTATGCCCGAGGCATTTCGCATCGTATACGTGCAATCACACGTTCGAACTAGGCAATGGTTTAAGGGTGGCGAAACATTCATTTGGGACGATGCGATTGACGCTAAACCCTCATATGCATCGCCTAAAACGAAACGAAAAACATCAGCGATTAAAAAGAAACAATGATGGCTCGCAACATTGGGTTACCCAAACCTACCCCATTTTATTTGACGAAGTCAAAGCTGCTGTCGTCGCTCACATTCTTGGATAATAATCAAGCATCCAAAGACCGTGTATTGAAAATGGAAGTCGCTTTTCGACGTCGAATAGAATCTCACGTCGGTAGTTTGCCTACAGGTGAGGCACAATTTAGGAAATTCAACACCAGTCCTTTCGTCTTGCTGTTCTACTCTCTCCAGCACGGATACAGCCATATTCACCAAATCGAGAAGGCGATCCTTCCTGCCAAAGTCTTTTCTTCTATGGAAACATCGGCTGGGAGGATGGTAGAGATGGTTGTGCTTCCCGAATATGGATGGCAAATCGTTCCTAGCGAAATGCATTCAGTGAATTCCGCATTGGACGGCAAAAAACTTGAAGGTGACACGCTTCATTTAGCAACACTCAAGAGTGGTCCTCGTTGCCTAAACGATGAAATGAGCGAGAACTTCGCCGATGCGATAGTGAATAACTTCGAAGAGTGGGCGTTAAATGATAACGTAAAAAACATCAACTTCACTTACGGAGTTCTATACGGCACGAAGAAGCAGTCAAACAAGAAGGATTGGCATATTCTCCGCAAAATCGTTGACAAACTTCCGCAAGGGACAATCATCGAAAGTCCGAATGAACGTTGGTTTCTCCAGTTTAAAAGCCGTGATATTGTGGTAACGGTTGGAATTCGTATCGGAATTGAATTGTGGAATCACATTGCTGGCGAAGATGTTGGGTTTATGGAGCTTGCCGTCGCTTTGATTCGAGCATGCATTTTACCAACTGAAGTAGAGCCAGAGGACTATCATTTTACGATCACAGACCTAAAGAAGGTCATCTCGCTTGATGGCGTTCCGACGAGCTTTAACGTAGCAATGCTTCAGCGAAGTCAGTTACAGTGGTTGTTCTTCTTTGCGTTCCACTTCTGTGACAGCCTCGAATCAGGCGAGTGGGATTTTATTTTCGATGCCATGAATGGATCGTGACGGGCCAGGGACCACAACGCAGCACTTAAAGCAATCGAGAACCCCGCCAGTATCAACAATAATACTGACGGGGTGCAATAACTGAATCGTGAGCCACAATCGTCACTCATTATTTGGTGTTGTATTCAACAACGAACTTGTGGCCGCATTTATTACATCGATATTCACAGATCAATTTCCTGCGACTCTTATCTGTCCAATTTGGGGGAAGATAAACTCCCTTCCCATTGCAATCTGGCTCGGGGCAATCAGGTGCATCGCTTCCCTCAAGCATTCTGTCCAAAATCGACATTTTTTTCTCCTCTTACGTTTTGAATTGTAAAAACAACAAGTGGGAATAACATTGCCGCTTTGACTTCAGCGATTCGGCTTGGCTCAACCTTGACCAAATCGTTGCCCAAATCTGCAAGCTGCCGTGCGACCTGTTCCAGTGCTGAAGCCACGTCGAAGCCGAAAACATTTTCCGCAAGAGCGACGACTACATTTGTGGTCACTGATTCGTTGCTGACCCTGGTGGTTTCAATCGTTGGTGTCGATACAGACGCCGATTTCTTTTCGATCTTGATTGACGCCTTGGCATAGGCTTCGGTGACGGTTAGGCCGTCAATTGCTTCTTCTGATCTCGTGCTCTGAGGTCGGTCGATGACGAGACCCCAAGGTGCTCCAAGAACACGCCCCATTGACCGTACTCAACTTGTTTATTCGCCAGTGTCAGCAATCGACCCAATCGATATGTGTGAATCGCCAGCTTCTTTCGGAACGATTCAACAAGGTTGTATTCCTTTGTGATCAATGGCTTGAGTTGTTTCAGGGTCAGCGCTTCGGCGATTGTGCTAGCCATTCGTTTCCTTCCGAAATACGTGTACTTAACTTGTCGCAACTTGTCGCAAAAAAAGTCTACATTCTATTTAGCGGCACCAAATTTTATTCCCTAAGACATTTCATGGGTAAACTCGCAAATCATTTTCTGAAAAAGCTTAAGGAAAATTGAACACTGATTAACTCAGATGTTGGACACATGGTTTCTGAGACATACTTGAAATAAGTCTGACGAAAAATGCTCAAAAAATGCTCGGCGGTACTGACTTTCGCTTGCACAGTAGGCTGGATACTCGGCCAGCACATGCACTAAAAGCGCCGCTGAATGATTCTTCAGCCCGACGAAAGTGGAAGACAACTGAACCCGCTTAATCAGAGCAACCGAGGCGACAAATCTGGTGCAGTGCGATTGCGGAAGAGTGGAAACTCGAATGAGGAAGTCGCCAATCAAGTCGGAATCCTCGCACAGTCCCCCCTGTGCCTAATGCCCCGAAGTATTGAGCCACCAAAAGCAAAAAGCCGTCAGAAATGACGGCTTTTTGTCTTCTCAAGTTTAACTCTGCTGATGGTCAGAAATTCTTCTCTTGGCGACAAAATAAATAGAAAATCGTGATAAAAACCGACACGTCCAAGCATGGTTTACGTGTATATATTAGTAGACAAGCAGTTGCAATTGTGCGACTGTCTGAAAGTTTTAATTCCAAGCATAAGGAGTAAAAATATGCACAATCAAGATTGGTCGGTTCTTGCTCATCTGTTAGCGATTGTTCACTATGGAATCCCACTCATAGTGGGCTTGTGGAAGTGGTTCAACCACTGTTTCAATCGCCACGATTAGCGAAAAAATGATTGCTGAATCATTGAAAAATAGAAGTCTGTGGGGACGCCTACAGCTTCTTTTTTTTGCAAGAACGCCATTCAATTTCAAATAATCCCTTTTCCGCTTCGATGAAACAAATCGAATCTAGAGCGTTTTAGAGGGGTTTTAACCCTAGTTCTGCGACATCTGTCAGACCATTTGAACCCGCATCTGAATAATTATGGGAATAAATGTTGTTCTGACTGTGGCGTAGCTTAGCGTCAAGTTGGCAGGGTTTTTATGGGCATACCACCCCTGCCGTTGGCTCAGTGGACGTGGGACAAAAACAGGGGACGTGCAGTGGACATCCAGAACCGCACGTCCACTGGCGTAACAGCAGACAGTTAAGTGACTTACGTCAAAGAAACCGCAATTAGTGGACGTAGTGGACGTTCAAAACACTACTTGCATGTGCTGCGGTGGTTGTGATGGATGGCCACGCCTTCTTTTATTTTCTTTCAAATAGTGCAGGGAAAGTCAGAGAACCCGCAAGTAGTGTTTTTGACGTCCACTACGTCCACTAAACTGACGAAAAACTCAATTAACCCCTATTTTTATAGGAAATGAGACAGGGGACGTGTGTCATTTGCACGTCCCCTGTACGTCCCCTGTTTTGCTCGCACGTCCCCTGTTTCCATTAAATCGCTTGAATCACGACAAGGTTCTTGCCGTTTGAGTCTCGATACGAAATGTCGATTCCCTGCTTTCTTAACAACGGGGCATCTCGCCTCAATCTATTGCTCATCTGCTTGGGGTTCGCAGGGAAGTTTTTGTTATAACTCGTGTCCTTCGTGTGAAGGGTGACTTGCGTTAAGAGTTCCTTGTGCGTTCCGTCCCACGTCCCAGGCATGCGCCCATTGGTTGTGCTTTTCAAAAGTTCCTTAATCCCGCTTGCAATCGGGCTGGCCTCAATTCCCAAATCCGTGGCTAACTCCTGATTTGTATTAAATTTCTCAAGGAATTCATTCGAACCCAGGCACGCCGAAATCCATTTCACGGAATCGGCCATTCGAGGCAATTTGAGCGGTGCCATCGAATCGTAGTTTCGAAGTCCTTGGCAAATCAGGTCGCACAGGCCACCCATGACGGAACTTTCAATTCCCGCCAATTCTAGCCTTAGCATCGCTTCGGTTTTGCGTTCGTCCTCGTGAATGACAGGTTGTGTGACAATCAGCGAACGGCTCATTAAATCGCCGTTGTCTGCAAAGTCAGGGATGCCGTTCAGGATAATCGGAGCACACACGTCAAAGACGACCTGTTCACCGTCAGAATACAATTTGCGGTCTTTCAATCCGCCGCCCGTAGCAACTCGGCATAAGGCGTCCGACACCCAAGGGGCCAAATAGGAAACATTGTCATACAAGAGGGCGAATTCTGATTTGCAATCTACAGCAAGGGCTTTTTCATCCCTTGGGATGCTCGATTTCTCGCCTTTCAGAAGTGGGTCGACGAATCGTTTCATCAAAGTGCAAACCGATGATTTTGCGGAACCCTGCTCGCCGTTGATAATCGCCACGACGTAAGGCCCGAAACCTTGAAAACATTGAAGTAGCCATCCCTTGAGAAGAATCCAACCAGCATCTGTGGTCGCACATAACGGCTTCAAATCATCAATATTCCCGCCAGTACTCGGAATCGGAAGGCAACCTGTATTGGAAGTTCGTTTGAATTTGACTGGTGGATTTCTGACGATCCGCCATCCATCGGCGTTCAGTTCAATCGCATCCCACGATTCAGAGCCAAGATCAATCCAAATGGTGTTGCCGATCCGAGCGACCCGCTGAAACACCGTGACTGGCGGTTTTTTCATGGCCATCGAAGATAGATGGTCGACGACTTGCTGAAGGCCATCACGACCGATAGCCGATCCGTAGGTTTCGAAGAACAAATTGATGCACCAGTATTTGAATTGGCTTGACGCAAGTCTGACATTCTCATGGTGGTCGCCGTACTCAAGTGCAGCGAAGAAATCCTCATCGTCCGAACGCCACACTGCAACATCCGATATCAAGGCCATCAGCAACTGAAACTGCGTCTTTTTTGCCGCCTTGTCATCCAGCGTATCGATAGCTTTCGCCGTTTCGACCTTGGGGACGTTCGCAGTCCGCACCGCCTCGACCTTTGTCGATGCCGCATACAATTCGGCACAATCAAACGAAGGGTCATCGACAAAATCTGACCAATCGAAGACTTCATTTGATTGGGAAATCGCCTTCTCAATCGTCCTATCTCGATAATCGTCCCGACCCCATTTTTCTCGACAGAGTCTTGATTCCCTGAACACCTCGTCGATTCGTTCTTTATTGTGGCCGAGCCAGAAGGCCAGCAGATTGCAGAACGAAAGATCAGCGGCGGATGGGTCATCGAATCCCGCCCCGCTCAAATCGCCTTGATAAAGCAATTTGAACTTGTCGCCATTCTTGGAAGTCGATGCCTTCTGAAAGATCGTCGCCCAATCAATTCGGTCCGCAATTGACGTTAATTTTTCGAATCTTGAATCGTTCCCCTCTGAAACCTCCAAACCACCTTCCAGAGAACTTGACGGCGGTTTCGGGAGTGATTCCGAGGGTTCTGGTTGCAGATATTCCTTGATCAAACGATCAATGGCAGATTGATTGTGAACAACTTCAGAATTCGCACCGTCCAGACGATGGCCAGTCATCGTCAGGTATCGCCTATCGGTGCTGTCGTAAAGTTCAACGTCGCCCTTCTTATTCCGTTCTCCAGTATTCGAACCATAGACGAAAATACGAATCCCCACACCAGATGGGCTAAATTCAGTGTAAGATTTGAAATACTGAATAATCTCTGTGGCCCAAGGTGTAACTTGTCCCGCTTCAACACAATTATCCAAGTCAACACCGACGAGTTGTTGGGTGTTCCCGAAAAGATTGATACCTACGCCACTCAACTCAACGAACTTGTAATCATGTGGCTGCAACTTCGACTTAACTCTGACTTCGTTGCCCTGGTCGAAGATGTTGAATGCCTTCTCGAAGTGGCACCACGATTTTGAATCAGTCGATTTGCCGTTCCCTCGCCATTCGGCAGAGTAAGGAACCTTTGTCCAAGGTTTCTTGGGTGGTGTACCGTCGGCTTTCTTTGGTGCAGGGTCGTAATACCAGCAACACCAGATCGGTTTTTGTTTTAACGAAGCAGGAATGTTCTCAGAAACTGGACGGAGTGCGGTTGGCTTTGAAAGAATTGGATCTGACATAAATATATACTTTCTACTAATAAGTGTGGGAGAAATCTCATGTTTTAGACTCGACCCGACCTACCCAGTCGGGTTTCGTCATTTAATGGTCGGTCGAAGCCAACACTGCTTTGGCTTCTTCAATCTGTCTAAGTGCGGTCTTGAGCGAGTCCATGTCATATCGAAGTTGTTTAATGTTTTCATATGCACACAGTGGCGGATCAACTTTGTGATTGAAGATCCAATAGACCAGTGTTGAGTAAGGGATGTTGGCAAGAGATGCCAATTGTCCCTTGCTGTAGCCCATCGGTTGTTCAGGCAAATCGTTCATAATTCAGTCCTCCAGAAAGTGGTTGTTATACTATCTAGAGTGCTGCGAATTTTTTTTCGAAATAATTTCTTCGAAAAAATAAGATTTGCAAAAAACGATAGTGCAGCGGGTGACACCGAAAGAGCTTTACGGAATCGTAAATATTTGAGGAATGAGTGAAACAATGATCCAGTCGGTAGGCACCATTTTTTTGAAGCAGGTTTTTGACTGACACCCACGAAAGGATCGAAGCAAGTCAGCAGGAATGCCAATTAAACATTCCTAAAACGCTCTAAAACTGATTGTTTTCGGAAAACCTGATCAGACTCGATAGCATGAATTGCAGTTTTGTCAGACTGACAAAACCGACTCGGCATCGGGAAACGAGAAAAGCCGCCCGAGAACGGAAGCGGCTTGTGCAGGGACAATCACACAGACTTAGACTTCCAGCCTTTTTTTGATGTAGTCGGTCACCCCTTTGGGCAAATCAGTCGTGCCATCGTAGTTCACATCGGTCACTTCTTTTGGGGTGTTGGCTAAGTAGACTTCCCGCCACGACCGAAAATCAACTTTGCCGTCGGAATCCTTATACGATGAACCCAAGACAGTCGTTCCCGTTTTTCGCAGATGCTTCAGCGTTTTTTCCTTCTGTCCAACCTTGCTGGCCAGAACTTGATACCGCTTGGCAAGTTGGTCGTTTCGCTTTTCTTGAACTAGGGCCGAGCCATCCAGACGAGTGAAAATCAATCCCTTCTGTTCTTTCATCCTCTTCAAGTAGGTAAGGATGTCTGACCACAGCGAATAGACCACGGTCAGCACTTTTTCGTGCTCGCCCCGATGTTCGTGCTTCGTCCGCATTCTGGTCAGCGTTCCTGCTTCCAAATTGATCATCTCCCAAGTTAGTTCAGAAATATCCACTTGAGTCATTCCGCAATTCAACATCAGCAGCAAGATGATTTTCATTTCTGGGTCAGCGGCATCAAGCAATGCTTTGAGTTCTTCTGGTGAGAAATAGACCGCCCGAGTTTTTGGAATTGTGATTCGATTGTCGGCAGTGTCGGCGAACACGAAATCAGGAACCTTGATTCGGGATTTTGCCCATTCGTAGAATGCCTTCATCGTGTTCAGGATGCTGTTGCAATACTTGCCCGAGCGAACACCGTTTTTCTTCATCGTGTGGAGTTCACTTACCATCGCTTCCCATTGCGACACAGTCAGTTCTAGGGACGTGTGACGGTCGGTCAAGAACTTGAGATGTGAGCGAAGCGGAACAGTTGAATCGTGGTTCAGTTTGGCCGTCTTCAAAGCCAAGAATTCTTTCGTCAACTTTTCAAGGGAATCCACTTCAACTTTGGGGTTCTTGAATGCCGCCACTTCGATCAGGGATTTTAGCTTTGTTTTGCGGTTCAACGATTGGTGAATGTCGGTTGGCTTGGCCTTTTGAGTTACGCCCAACGTTGAGAGAAGGTTGTCAGCAACACTGGA is from Schlesneria sp. DSM 10557 and encodes:
- a CDS encoding PmeII family type II restriction endonuclease, with product MMARNIGLPKPTPFYLTKSKLLSSLTFLDNNQASKDRVLKMEVAFRRRIESHVGSLPTGEAQFRKFNTSPFVLLFYSLQHGYSHIHQIEKAILPAKVFSSMETSAGRMVEMVVLPEYGWQIVPSEMHSVNSALDGKKLEGDTLHLATLKSGPRCLNDEMSENFADAIVNNFEEWALNDNVKNINFTYGVLYGTKKQSNKKDWHILRKIVDKLPQGTIIESPNERWFLQFKSRDIVVTVGIRIGIELWNHIAGEDVGFMELAVALIRACILPTEVEPEDYHFTITDLKKVISLDGVPTSFNVAMLQRSQLQWLFFFAFHFCDSLESGEWDFIFDAMNGS
- a CDS encoding DNA cytosine methyltransferase — its product is MPSRKYKVVSLFSGGMGLDLGLEKTGRFNTVACVEREHSFCETIRKNAAKHFSNDLHVFEGDISNLDANEVLRTCGLKPGELDLLVGGPPCQSFSTAGKRGTTQDHRGTMLWQFLRFVEVLRPRFFLMENVRGLLSAALRHRHIADRPNKGGPPLHVDEQPGSVIQSFANDLRNLEGSAYHMDIFEVNAVNYGAPQLRERVLCIGNRFNSVVNFPDPTHGLAEHNSQMSLFPKDDLQPWATLRDAIGDLQEDDPVIMDFSPRKKKYLEMVPPGSNWRSLPVEIQKESMGKAWLAKGGRSGWWRRLSFDLPCPTLVTMPNHASTSLCHPLELRALTLREYCRIQEFPDDWEFCGKTSEQYAQVGNAVPVRLGTVAGKVIAENLDLVRKRKWSVLPTMPEAFRIVYVQSHVRTRQWFKGGETFIWDDAIDAKPSYASPKTKRKTSAIKKKQ